In a genomic window of Streptomyces noursei ATCC 11455:
- a CDS encoding SpoIIE family protein phosphatase — MTTSVGRDDVTGAAARSLRATLPGDPRAAAAARRFVRAAFADWTARRLPGADRLTDRLADEAVLLVSELVTNAVVHAGTTVDVLCRLDPAEEPVPHPDEPPDAVPEEPPRPGLVVEVSDRHPTQPVRAREDTGAHEGGGHGLRLISAVAEAWGVTYRRAMKTVWFRLPVGGPDAAWPEPDTADGTYDAYDTYDAYDSYGTYDAFGTADAAGAPDAAGSLDAYGVLDDRTFRRELRASELLAPVPRRPAPPEDRPERDRGGVDNGALSFLAEASDLLSGQLDADQVASLACQLIVPRLADWCAVWLHDGDGGAPGRGLSEDGEVPRLARVWHLSEGRIDSLRASLEKAPPGLGDDGSTDSRPVPVPWPWPYEPTGRETGGAALACPLVAGGRRHGTLLLGRAGLRRFPGEVVALTEDLCRRAARAVATARAYSRQERISRVLQRRLLPQGRARVPGVASAVVYEPREGAWAGGDFWDLFDAGDGRWCFALGDVCGSGPEAAAVTGLARPVLRLLARDGFGVAEVLDRLNKTMAREAADSVAAVAAAVAAAGAGAEAPVEIREEGEQARFLSLLYGEIVPYRGGDGGARCTLASAGHPLPLVLGVDGVVRVAAAPQMLLGVVEDASYVSESFDLCPGETLLCVTDGVTERRCGRRLFDDEDGLASALAAAAGRSAEAIAEHIRRTVHAFGPTPPDDDLALMVLQAAGGRP; from the coding sequence ATGACAACTTCGGTCGGACGGGACGACGTTACCGGGGCCGCCGCCCGCTCCCTGCGGGCCACGCTGCCCGGCGACCCACGGGCCGCGGCGGCCGCGCGGCGGTTCGTCCGGGCCGCCTTCGCCGACTGGACCGCGCGCCGGCTGCCGGGCGCCGACCGGCTCACCGACCGGCTGGCCGACGAAGCGGTGCTGCTGGTCAGCGAGTTGGTGACCAACGCGGTGGTGCACGCGGGCACCACCGTCGACGTGCTCTGCCGGCTCGACCCCGCCGAGGAGCCGGTGCCGCACCCCGACGAACCCCCGGACGCCGTTCCCGAGGAACCGCCCCGCCCCGGCCTGGTCGTCGAGGTCTCCGACCGGCACCCCACCCAGCCGGTCCGGGCCCGCGAGGACACCGGGGCCCACGAAGGCGGCGGCCACGGGCTCCGGCTGATCAGCGCGGTGGCCGAAGCCTGGGGCGTCACCTACCGGCGGGCGATGAAGACGGTGTGGTTCCGGTTGCCGGTCGGTGGCCCGGACGCCGCCTGGCCCGAGCCGGACACCGCCGACGGCACGTACGACGCCTACGACACCTATGACGCCTACGACAGCTACGGCACCTACGACGCCTTCGGCACCGCCGATGCCGCCGGCGCCCCCGATGCCGCCGGCTCCCTCGACGCCTACGGAGTCCTCGACGACCGGACGTTCCGGCGCGAACTACGGGCCTCCGAGCTCCTCGCCCCGGTGCCGCGCCGCCCCGCGCCGCCCGAGGACCGCCCCGAACGGGACCGCGGCGGCGTCGACAACGGCGCGCTGTCCTTCCTCGCGGAGGCGTCCGACCTGCTCTCCGGACAGCTGGACGCCGACCAGGTCGCCTCGCTGGCCTGCCAGCTGATCGTTCCGCGGCTCGCCGACTGGTGCGCGGTATGGCTGCACGACGGCGACGGCGGTGCCCCGGGGCGCGGCCTCAGCGAGGACGGCGAGGTGCCGCGGCTGGCCCGGGTCTGGCACCTGTCCGAGGGCCGGATCGACTCGCTGCGGGCCTCCCTGGAGAAGGCGCCCCCGGGCCTGGGCGACGACGGCAGCACCGACAGCCGGCCGGTCCCGGTGCCCTGGCCCTGGCCGTACGAGCCGACCGGCCGCGAGACCGGCGGCGCGGCCCTGGCCTGCCCCCTGGTCGCCGGCGGCCGGCGACACGGCACCCTGCTGCTCGGCCGGGCCGGGCTGCGCCGCTTCCCCGGCGAGGTGGTCGCGCTGACCGAGGACCTGTGCCGCCGGGCCGCCCGGGCGGTGGCCACCGCCCGCGCCTACAGCCGCCAGGAACGCATCAGCCGGGTCCTCCAGCGCCGGCTGCTGCCCCAGGGGCGGGCGCGGGTGCCCGGGGTCGCGTCGGCGGTGGTCTACGAGCCGCGCGAGGGCGCCTGGGCCGGCGGCGACTTCTGGGACCTCTTCGACGCCGGCGACGGCCGCTGGTGCTTCGCGCTCGGCGACGTCTGCGGCAGCGGGCCCGAGGCCGCCGCGGTCACCGGGCTGGCCCGGCCGGTGCTGCGGCTGCTGGCCCGCGACGGCTTCGGCGTCGCCGAGGTCCTGGACCGGCTCAACAAGACCATGGCCCGGGAGGCCGCGGACTCCGTCGCCGCGGTCGCGGCGGCGGTGGCGGCGGCCGGCGCGGGCGCGGAGGCCCCGGTGGAGATCCGCGAGGAGGGCGAGCAGGCCCGCTTCCTCTCCCTGCTCTACGGCGAGATCGTCCCGTACCGCGGCGGCGACGGCGGCGCCCGCTGCACCCTCGCCAGCGCCGGCCACCCGCTGCCGCTGGTCCTGGGCGTCGACGGCGTGGTCCGGGTCGCGGCGGCCCCGCAGATGCTGCTCGGCGTCGTCGAGGACGCGTCGTACGTCAGCGAGTCCTTCGACCTCTGCCCCGGGGAGACGCTGCTGTGCGTCACCGACGGGGTGACCGAGCGGCGCTGCGGCCGGCGGCTCTTCGACGACGAGGACGGGCTGGCCTCGGCGCTCGCCGCGGCGGCCGGGCGGAGCGCCGAGGCCATCGCCGAGCACATCCGCCGCACGGTGCACGCCTTCGGCCCCACCCCGCCCGACGACGACCTGGCGCTGATGGTCCTCCAGGCGGCGGGCGGGCGCCCGTAG
- the lepA gene encoding translation elongation factor 4 gives MPATPTNVPEPSRTDPALLRNFCIIAHIDHGKSTLADRMLQLTGVVDQRQMRAQYLDRMDIERERGITIKSQAVRLPWSPSEGEEGSGTTHILNMIDTPGHVDFTYEVSRSLAACEGCILLVDAAQGIEAQTLANLYLAMENDLTIIPVLNKIDLPAAQPEKFAAELANLVGCEPEDVLKVSAKTGIGVPELLDKVVREVPAPVGVKDAPARAMIFDSVYDPYRGVVTYVKVVDGTLSKRERIKMMSTGAAHELLEIGTNSPEMTAADGLSVGEVGYLITGVKDVRQSKVGDTITQLNKGAEEPLGGYKDPKPMVFSGLYPLDGSDYPELREALDKLQLNDAALVYEPETSAALGFGFRVGFLGLLHLEVIRERLEREFGLDLIATAPNVVYRVEMEDGAEHTVTNPSEFPTGKIDVVHEPVVRATILAPSEFIGAIMELCQTRRGSLLGMDYLSEDRVEIRYTLPLAEVVFDFFDQLKSKTRGYASLDYEPTGEQTADLVKVDILLHGDKVDAFSAITHKDKAYAYGVRLVGKLRELIPRQNFEVPIQAAIGSRVIARETVRAIRKDVLAKCYGGDISRKRKLLEKQKEGKKRMKMVGNVEVPQDAFIAVLSSDSEGEGKAKK, from the coding sequence GTGCCCGCGACCCCTACGAACGTGCCGGAGCCGAGCCGTACCGACCCGGCGCTCCTCCGTAACTTCTGCATCATCGCGCACATCGACCACGGCAAGTCGACGCTCGCCGACCGGATGCTCCAGCTGACCGGTGTCGTCGACCAGCGGCAGATGCGCGCGCAGTACCTCGACCGCATGGACATCGAGCGCGAGCGCGGCATCACGATCAAGTCCCAGGCGGTCCGGCTGCCCTGGAGCCCCTCCGAGGGCGAAGAGGGAAGTGGGACCACCCACATCCTGAACATGATCGACACCCCGGGCCACGTCGACTTCACCTACGAGGTGTCCCGCTCGCTGGCCGCGTGCGAGGGCTGCATCCTCCTCGTCGACGCCGCCCAGGGCATCGAGGCCCAGACCCTCGCCAACCTCTACCTGGCGATGGAGAACGACCTCACGATCATCCCCGTCCTCAACAAGATCGACCTGCCGGCCGCGCAGCCCGAGAAGTTCGCCGCCGAGCTGGCGAACCTGGTCGGCTGCGAGCCCGAGGACGTGCTGAAGGTCTCCGCCAAGACCGGCATCGGCGTGCCCGAGCTGCTGGACAAGGTCGTCCGCGAGGTGCCGGCCCCGGTCGGCGTCAAGGACGCCCCCGCCCGCGCGATGATCTTCGACTCGGTCTACGACCCGTACCGCGGCGTGGTGACCTACGTGAAGGTCGTCGACGGCACGCTCTCCAAGCGCGAGCGCATCAAGATGATGTCCACCGGCGCCGCCCACGAGCTGCTGGAGATCGGTACGAACTCCCCGGAGATGACCGCCGCCGACGGCCTCTCGGTCGGCGAGGTGGGCTACCTCATCACCGGCGTGAAGGACGTCCGCCAGTCCAAGGTCGGCGACACCATCACCCAGCTCAACAAGGGCGCCGAGGAGCCGCTGGGCGGCTACAAGGACCCGAAGCCGATGGTCTTCTCGGGCCTGTACCCGCTCGACGGCTCGGACTACCCGGAGCTGCGCGAGGCGCTGGACAAGCTCCAGCTCAACGACGCCGCGCTGGTCTACGAGCCGGAGACCTCGGCGGCCCTGGGCTTCGGCTTCCGCGTCGGCTTCCTGGGCCTGCTGCACCTGGAGGTCATCCGGGAGCGCCTGGAGCGCGAGTTCGGCCTCGACCTGATCGCCACCGCGCCCAACGTGGTCTACCGCGTGGAGATGGAGGACGGCGCCGAGCACACCGTCACCAACCCCAGCGAGTTCCCCACCGGCAAGATCGACGTGGTGCACGAGCCGGTCGTCCGGGCCACGATCCTGGCGCCCAGCGAGTTCATCGGCGCGATCATGGAGCTCTGCCAGACCCGGCGCGGTTCGCTGCTGGGCATGGACTACCTCTCCGAGGACCGGGTCGAGATCCGCTACACCCTGCCGCTCGCGGAGGTCGTCTTCGACTTCTTCGACCAGCTCAAGTCCAAGACCCGCGGCTACGCCTCGCTGGACTACGAGCCCACCGGCGAGCAGACCGCCGACCTGGTCAAGGTCGACATCCTGCTGCACGGCGACAAGGTCGACGCGTTCTCCGCGATCACCCACAAGGACAAGGCGTACGCGTACGGCGTGCGGCTGGTCGGCAAGCTGCGCGAGCTGATCCCGCGGCAGAACTTCGAGGTGCCGATCCAGGCCGCCATCGGCAGCCGGGTCATCGCCCGTGAGACGGTCCGCGCCATCCGCAAGGACGTCCTCGCCAAGTGCTACGGCGGTGACATCTCCCGTAAGCGGAAGCTGCTGGAGAAGCAGAAGGAGGGCAAGAAGCGGATGAAGATGGTCGGCAACGTGGAGGTGCCGCAGGACGCGTTCATCGCGGTGCTGTCCTCCGACTCCGAAGGCGAAGGCAAGGCGAAGAAGTAG
- a CDS encoding AMP-dependent synthetase/ligase → MTDTHTLIDNRPPSVATLFLERVAATPDTEAYRYPVPSSTGTGPDDWGVLTWSQAAERVLAVAAGLIALGVHPEERVALAANTRVEWILADLGVLCSGAATTTVYPSTNTDETAFILADSGSRVLIAENAAQLAKAREKRAELPELAHVVVIDGADARPAEDDPEDWVLSLAELEKRGTAYLERHPECVEERVAALRADQLATLIYTSGTTGRPKGVRLAHDCWAYMARAIQATGMVTADDVQYLWLPLAHVFGKVLTAGQVSVGHVIAVDGRVDKIIENLPVVRPTYMAAVPRIFEKVYNGVVAKAREGGAAKYKIFQWAAGVAREYAKVSQDNFRHTGNASVPFALAAKHKVADALVYAKLREAFGGRLRAAISGSAALAPEIGYFFAGAGIHILEGYGLTESSAASFVNPGEAYRTGTVGKPLPGTEVRIAEDGEILLRGPGIMQGYHGLPEKTAEVLEEDGWFHTGDIGELSPDGYLRITDRKKDLIKTSGGKYIAPAEVEGQFKAICPFVSNVLVHGANRNFCTALIALDEPTILKWAEEHGLGGRSYTEVVATDQARALIDGYVERVNEGLQRWQQIRKFRLLPRDLDIEHGEITPSLKVKRPVVERAFKDLLDEMYAGAREA, encoded by the coding sequence GTGACCGACACTCACACGCTGATCGACAACCGGCCGCCTTCGGTGGCGACCCTGTTCCTGGAGCGGGTCGCGGCCACCCCGGATACCGAGGCATACCGCTACCCGGTCCCGTCCTCCACCGGCACCGGACCGGACGACTGGGGGGTGCTGACCTGGAGCCAGGCCGCCGAGCGGGTGCTCGCCGTGGCCGCCGGGCTGATCGCGCTGGGCGTGCACCCCGAGGAGCGGGTGGCGCTGGCCGCCAACACCCGGGTGGAGTGGATCCTCGCCGACCTCGGCGTGCTCTGCTCCGGCGCCGCCACCACCACCGTCTACCCCTCCACCAACACCGACGAGACCGCGTTCATCCTGGCCGACTCCGGCAGCCGGGTGCTGATCGCGGAGAACGCCGCACAGCTCGCCAAGGCCCGCGAGAAGCGCGCCGAGCTGCCCGAGCTGGCGCACGTCGTGGTCATCGACGGGGCCGACGCCCGGCCCGCCGAGGACGACCCGGAGGACTGGGTGCTCTCCCTCGCCGAGCTGGAGAAGCGCGGCACCGCCTATCTGGAGCGGCACCCCGAGTGCGTCGAGGAGCGGGTCGCCGCGCTCCGCGCCGACCAACTGGCCACCCTGATCTACACCTCGGGGACCACCGGCCGCCCCAAGGGCGTCCGGCTGGCCCACGACTGCTGGGCGTACATGGCCCGCGCCATCCAGGCGACCGGGATGGTCACCGCGGACGACGTGCAGTACCTCTGGCTGCCGCTGGCGCACGTCTTCGGGAAGGTGCTGACCGCCGGGCAGGTCTCCGTCGGGCACGTGATCGCGGTGGACGGCCGGGTCGACAAGATCATCGAGAATCTGCCGGTGGTCCGCCCGACCTACATGGCGGCCGTCCCGCGGATCTTCGAGAAGGTCTACAACGGCGTCGTGGCCAAGGCCCGGGAGGGCGGCGCGGCCAAGTACAAGATCTTCCAGTGGGCGGCCGGCGTGGCCCGCGAGTACGCCAAGGTCTCCCAGGACAACTTCCGGCACACCGGCAACGCCTCGGTGCCGTTCGCGCTGGCCGCCAAGCACAAGGTCGCCGACGCCCTGGTCTACGCCAAGCTGCGGGAGGCGTTCGGCGGCCGGCTGCGCGCCGCGATCTCCGGCTCCGCCGCCCTCGCCCCCGAGATCGGCTACTTCTTCGCCGGCGCCGGCATCCACATCCTGGAGGGCTACGGCCTGACGGAGTCCAGCGCCGCCAGCTTCGTCAACCCCGGCGAGGCGTACCGCACCGGCACGGTCGGCAAGCCGCTGCCCGGCACCGAGGTCCGGATCGCCGAGGACGGCGAGATCCTGCTGCGCGGCCCCGGCATCATGCAGGGCTACCACGGCCTGCCCGAGAAGACCGCCGAGGTCCTGGAGGAGGACGGCTGGTTCCACACCGGCGACATCGGCGAGCTGTCCCCGGACGGCTATCTGCGGATCACCGACCGCAAGAAGGACCTGATCAAGACCTCCGGCGGCAAGTACATCGCGCCCGCCGAGGTGGAGGGCCAGTTCAAGGCGATCTGCCCGTTCGTCTCCAACGTGCTGGTGCACGGCGCCAACCGGAACTTCTGCACCGCCCTGATCGCACTGGACGAACCGACCATCCTCAAGTGGGCCGAGGAGCACGGCCTGGGCGGCAGGAGCTACACCGAGGTCGTCGCCACCGACCAGGCCCGCGCGCTGATCGACGGCTACGTGGAGCGGGTCAACGAGGGGCTCCAGCGGTGGCAGCAGATCCGCAAGTTCCGGTTGCTGCCGCGCGACCTGGACATCGAGCACGGCGAGATCACCCCCAGCCTCAAGGTCAAGCGGCCGGTGGTGGAGCGGGCGTTCAAGGACCTGCTCGACGAGATGTACGCCGGCGCGCGGGAGGCGTAG
- the holA gene encoding DNA polymerase III subunit delta: protein MARKTANDDPLAPVTIAVGQEELLLDRAVQQVVAAARAADADTDVRDLTPDQLQPGTLAELTSPSLFAERKVVVVRASQDLSADTIKDVKAYLGSPAEEITLVLLHAGGAKGKGLLDAARKAGAREVACPKMTKPADRLAFVRGEFRASGRSATPEACQALVDAIGSDLRELASACAQLAADIEGTIDDAVVARYYTGRAEASSFTVADRAVEGRAAEALEALRWAIATGVAPVMITSALAQGVRAIGKLASAPRGARPGDLARELGMPPWKIDRVRQQMRGWSADGVATALRAVAEADAGVKGGGDDPEYALEKAVVTIARAARSR from the coding sequence ATGGCCAGGAAGACAGCTAACGACGATCCGCTCGCTCCCGTCACGATCGCGGTGGGGCAGGAGGAGCTGCTGCTCGACCGCGCGGTGCAGCAGGTGGTGGCCGCTGCCCGGGCGGCCGACGCGGACACCGATGTGCGCGACCTCACCCCCGATCAGCTCCAGCCCGGCACCCTCGCCGAGTTGACCAGCCCCTCGCTCTTCGCCGAGCGCAAGGTCGTGGTGGTGCGTGCCTCCCAGGACCTGTCCGCGGACACCATCAAGGACGTCAAGGCGTATCTCGGCTCGCCCGCCGAGGAGATCACCCTGGTGCTGCTGCACGCCGGCGGCGCCAAGGGCAAGGGGCTGCTGGACGCGGCGCGCAAGGCGGGCGCGCGCGAGGTGGCCTGTCCCAAGATGACCAAGCCGGCCGACCGGCTCGCCTTTGTGCGCGGTGAGTTCCGGGCGTCCGGTCGCTCGGCGACGCCGGAAGCCTGCCAGGCACTGGTGGACGCCATCGGCAGCGATCTGCGCGAGCTGGCGTCGGCGTGCGCGCAGTTGGCCGCCGACATCGAGGGCACGATCGACGACGCCGTGGTCGCGCGCTACTACACCGGCCGGGCGGAGGCGTCGAGCTTCACCGTTGCCGACCGGGCGGTCGAGGGCCGGGCCGCCGAGGCGCTGGAGGCGCTGCGCTGGGCGATCGCGACCGGGGTCGCCCCCGTCATGATCACCAGTGCGCTGGCACAGGGCGTCCGGGCCATCGGCAAGCTCGCTTCCGCCCCGCGTGGCGCCCGCCCCGGCGACCTCGCCCGTGAGCTGGGCATGCCACCCTGGAAGATCGACCGGGTCCGGCAGCAGATGCGCGGTTGGTCGGCGGACGGCGTGGCCACGGCGCTGCGCGCGGTGGCCGAGGCCGACGCGGGGGTGAAGGGCGGCGGGGACGACCCCGAATACGCCCTGGAGAAGGCCGTGGTGACGATCGCGCGGGCGGCCCGCTCGCGGTAG
- the hemW gene encoding radical SAM family heme chaperone HemW: MPSALPDGEPMPEDGALPRHALTGAAQRPLGFYLHVPYCATRCGYCDFNTYTAGELRGPGGVLASRENYADTLVEEVRLARKVLGDDPRPVETVFVGGGTPTLLPAADLGRMLAALRDEFGLAPDAEITTEANPESVDPRYLAELRAAGFNRVSFGMQSARQHVLKILDRTHTPGRPEACVAEARAAGFAHVNLDLIYGTPGESDDDWRATLDAATGAGPDHVSAYALIVEEGTQLARRIRRGEIPMTDDDVHADRYLIAEERLTAAGYSWYEVSNWATTEAARCRHNELYWTGADWWGAGPGAHSHVGGVRWWNVKHPAAYARALAEGRSPGAGRELLADEDRRVERILLELRLAAGCPLSLLTPTGAGAAARAVADGLLAPGPYEAGRAVLTLRGRLLADAVVRDLVD, from the coding sequence ATGCCTTCCGCACTGCCAGACGGTGAGCCGATGCCCGAGGACGGGGCGCTGCCCCGCCATGCGCTGACCGGCGCCGCCCAGCGCCCCCTCGGCTTCTATCTGCACGTGCCGTACTGCGCCACCCGCTGCGGCTACTGCGACTTCAACACCTACACCGCCGGCGAGCTGCGCGGCCCCGGCGGCGTCCTGGCCTCCCGCGAGAACTACGCCGACACCCTCGTCGAGGAGGTCCGGCTGGCCCGCAAGGTGCTCGGCGACGACCCCCGCCCGGTGGAGACGGTCTTCGTCGGCGGCGGCACCCCGACCCTGCTGCCGGCCGCCGACCTCGGCCGGATGCTGGCCGCGCTGCGCGACGAGTTCGGGCTGGCGCCCGACGCCGAGATCACCACCGAGGCCAATCCGGAGTCCGTCGATCCGCGCTACCTCGCCGAGCTGCGCGCGGCCGGCTTCAACCGCGTCTCCTTCGGCATGCAGAGCGCCCGGCAGCACGTCCTGAAGATCCTCGACCGCACGCACACCCCGGGCCGCCCCGAAGCCTGCGTCGCCGAGGCCCGGGCGGCCGGCTTCGCGCACGTCAACCTCGATCTGATCTACGGCACCCCCGGCGAGTCCGACGACGACTGGCGGGCCACCCTCGACGCCGCCACCGGCGCCGGCCCGGACCACGTCTCCGCCTACGCCCTGATCGTCGAGGAGGGCACCCAGCTGGCCCGCCGGATCCGCCGCGGCGAGATCCCGATGACCGACGACGACGTGCACGCCGACCGCTATCTCATCGCCGAGGAGCGCCTCACCGCCGCCGGCTACTCCTGGTACGAGGTCTCCAACTGGGCCACCACCGAGGCCGCCCGCTGCCGCCACAACGAGCTGTACTGGACCGGCGCCGACTGGTGGGGCGCCGGCCCCGGCGCGCACAGCCACGTCGGCGGCGTCCGCTGGTGGAACGTCAAGCACCCCGCCGCCTACGCTCGGGCCCTCGCCGAGGGCCGCTCCCCGGGGGCCGGCCGCGAACTGCTCGCCGACGAGGACCGCCGCGTCGAGCGGATCCTCCTGGAACTCCGCCTCGCCGCCGGCTGCCCGCTCTCCCTCCTCACCCCCACAGGGGCCGGCGCCGCCGCCCGCGCGGTGGCCGACGGCCTCCTGGCACCCGGCCCGTACGAGGCGGGGCGGGCCGTGCTGACGCTCCGCGGTCGCCTCCTCGCGGACGCGGTGGTCCGCGATCTGGTGGACTGA
- the rpsT gene encoding 30S ribosomal protein S20 — MANIKSQLKRIKTNEKARQRNKAVKSSLKTAIRRTREAIEAGDLEKATAAQALAAKKLDKAVSKGVLHKNNAANKKSALAKKVAGLKG, encoded by the coding sequence GTGGCGAACATCAAGTCCCAGTTGAAGCGGATCAAGACCAACGAGAAGGCTCGTCAGCGCAACAAGGCTGTCAAGTCCTCCCTGAAGACCGCGATCCGTCGCACCCGCGAGGCCATCGAGGCCGGTGACCTGGAGAAGGCCACCGCCGCGCAGGCCCTGGCGGCCAAGAAGCTCGACAAGGCCGTCAGCAAGGGTGTTCTGCACAAGAACAACGCCGCCAACAAGAAGTCGGCGCTGGCCAAGAAGGTCGCCGGCCTCAAGGGCTGA
- a CDS encoding DUF1876 domain-containing protein — MLKTAVGWHVELEFEEDTHRTRAAALVRLPDGTEVRSHGYASRHPADGNQPRVGEEVAGARALNDLAMQLLTKAHDEIDSASGRVSRPLTH; from the coding sequence ATGTTGAAGACTGCTGTCGGATGGCATGTCGAGCTGGAATTCGAGGAGGACACCCACCGCACCCGGGCCGCCGCGCTGGTACGACTGCCCGACGGGACCGAAGTGCGGTCCCATGGTTATGCCAGCCGCCACCCGGCCGACGGGAATCAGCCCCGGGTCGGCGAGGAGGTCGCGGGGGCCAGGGCCCTCAATGATCTGGCGATGCAGTTGCTGACCAAGGCGCACGACGAGATCGACTCGGCATCGGGGCGGGTGTCGCGGCCGCTGACCCACTGA
- a CDS encoding arylamine N-acetyltransferase family protein — protein MDVVTADAYLRRIAAVRPAAPDAEALCALQLSHLRAVPFENLAIHLGEEIVLEEQPLLDKIVGARRGGFCYELNGAFAALLRTLGYEVELLSARVCGPDGLGIPYDHLALRVHLPTGPWLVDVGFGRNSHHPLRLDSAEDQENPGGVFRIAETPQGDLDVYRNGEPQYRLEQRPCELRDFEAGCWWQRTSPKSLFRRSLVCSQLTETGRVTLSGRTLVISDADGSREERVLDAAEILPAYRTHFGIELEREPVLVSE, from the coding sequence ATGGACGTTGTCACCGCCGATGCCTATCTCCGCCGGATAGCCGCTGTCCGGCCGGCCGCGCCCGACGCCGAGGCGTTGTGTGCGCTGCAGCTGAGTCATCTGCGGGCCGTGCCGTTCGAGAACCTCGCCATCCACCTGGGAGAGGAGATCGTGCTCGAGGAGCAGCCGCTGCTCGACAAGATCGTCGGGGCGCGTCGGGGTGGGTTCTGCTACGAGCTCAACGGTGCCTTCGCCGCACTTCTCAGGACGCTGGGCTACGAGGTCGAGTTGCTGTCGGCGCGGGTGTGCGGGCCCGATGGGCTCGGGATTCCGTACGACCACCTCGCGCTGCGGGTGCACCTGCCCACCGGTCCCTGGCTCGTGGACGTCGGCTTCGGGCGGAACAGCCACCACCCGCTGCGGTTGGACAGTGCCGAGGACCAGGAGAATCCCGGGGGCGTCTTCCGAATAGCGGAGACGCCGCAGGGCGACCTCGACGTCTATCGGAACGGGGAACCGCAGTACCGCCTGGAACAACGCCCGTGTGAGCTCAGGGACTTCGAGGCCGGTTGCTGGTGGCAGCGTACGTCGCCGAAATCGCTGTTCAGGAGGTCGTTGGTCTGCTCGCAGCTCACGGAGACCGGTCGGGTGACGCTCTCCGGGCGCACGCTGGTGATCAGCGACGCCGATGGCTCCCGGGAGGAGCGCGTGCTGGACGCGGCCGAGATCCTCCCGGCGTACCGCACCCACTTCGGCATCGAGCTGGAACGGGAGCCGGTCCTCGTGAGCGAGTGA
- a CDS encoding DUF3097 domain-containing protein, with protein sequence MHSRHYSPDLTPPWKKPKPVPEVPADPGLVVEEVVTGYCGAVLRCEKTAEGPTVTLEDRFGKQRVFPMVPRGFLLEGRTVTLVRPQSRPAPSGPARTASGSIAVPGARARVARAGRIYVEGRHDAELVERVWGDDLRIEGVVVEYLEGVDDLPAIVDAFAPGPDARLGVLVDHLVPGSKEFRIAAAVTGEHALVVGHPYIDVWEAVKPSSVGIPAWPRVPRGQDWKTGVCRALGWPENTGAAWQRILSRVRSYKDLEPALLGRVEELIDFVTAPEGADGR encoded by the coding sequence ATGCACAGCAGGCACTACAGCCCCGACCTCACTCCCCCCTGGAAGAAGCCGAAGCCGGTGCCCGAGGTGCCGGCCGATCCCGGGCTGGTCGTCGAGGAGGTGGTGACGGGCTACTGCGGCGCGGTCCTGCGGTGCGAGAAGACCGCCGAGGGCCCGACGGTCACGCTGGAGGACCGCTTCGGCAAGCAGCGGGTGTTCCCGATGGTGCCGCGCGGTTTCCTCCTGGAGGGCAGGACCGTCACCCTCGTCCGGCCGCAGAGCCGTCCGGCGCCGAGCGGCCCGGCGCGCACCGCGTCCGGCTCGATCGCGGTCCCCGGGGCGCGCGCCCGGGTCGCCCGCGCCGGTCGCATCTACGTGGAGGGGCGGCACGACGCGGAGTTGGTGGAGCGCGTCTGGGGCGACGACCTACGGATCGAGGGCGTCGTCGTGGAGTACCTGGAGGGCGTCGACGACCTCCCGGCGATCGTCGACGCGTTCGCCCCCGGCCCGGACGCGCGCCTGGGCGTCCTGGTGGACCACCTCGTCCCCGGCTCGAAGGAGTTCCGGATCGCGGCGGCGGTGACCGGTGAGCACGCGCTGGTCGTCGGCCACCCGTACATCGACGTCTGGGAGGCGGTGAAGCCGTCCTCGGTGGGCATCCCGGCGTGGCCGCGGGTCCCCCGGGGCCAGGACTGGAAGACCGGGGTGTGCCGGGCGCTGGGCTGGCCGGAGAACACCGGTGCGGCCTGGCAGCGGATCCTGTCGCGGGTGCGGTCCTACAAGGACCTGGAGCCGGCGCTGCTGGGCCGGGTCGAGGAGCTGATCGACTTCGTGACGGCGCCGGAGGGGGCGGACGGCCGCTGA